Proteins encoded by one window of Alphaproteobacteria bacterium:
- a CDS encoding DMT family transporter — MPSRARLAAWFAGLPPPLRTAVLMLGANLAFAAMAGLIRLATDYMHPFEVAFFRNLFGLVFMLPWLARVGFGALRTQKLPLHFLRGAVALSAMLTFFYGISKLPLSDVTAINYTTPLFATLLAPFFLGEQIGWHRRIALAVGFAGALIVIRPGLSAFDPVALIVLGSAFLIGVATIIIKTLSRTEAPDAIVIYLVLIVTPAALVPAAFVWTWPGPLAWLIVIAIGGFGTLAQKLMARGFASADASYVVLFDFTRLPFAAAIGWFAFSQTTDIWTWVGAGVIAAAGFYVVRRENLRSGLRPAAAAMVPPEPAAPLRARSRAGR; from the coding sequence ATGCCGTCCCGCGCCCGCCTCGCCGCCTGGTTTGCCGGCCTGCCACCACCGCTGCGCACTGCCGTGCTGATGCTCGGGGCCAATCTCGCCTTCGCCGCCATGGCCGGACTGATTCGCCTGGCGACGGACTATATGCATCCCTTCGAGGTTGCCTTCTTCCGCAACCTGTTCGGCCTCGTCTTCATGCTGCCATGGCTGGCCAGGGTCGGCTTCGGCGCGTTGCGGACACAGAAACTGCCGCTCCACTTCCTGCGCGGTGCGGTGGCCCTGTCGGCCATGCTCACCTTCTTCTACGGCATTTCCAAACTGCCGCTGTCGGACGTGACGGCGATCAACTACACGACGCCGCTGTTCGCCACCCTGCTGGCGCCCTTCTTTCTGGGAGAGCAGATCGGCTGGCACCGCCGTATCGCCCTGGCGGTCGGTTTCGCCGGCGCGCTCATCGTCATCCGGCCGGGCCTGTCCGCCTTCGACCCGGTGGCGCTGATCGTACTCGGCTCCGCCTTTCTCATCGGCGTCGCCACGATCATCATCAAGACTCTGTCGCGCACCGAAGCGCCCGACGCCATCGTCATCTATCTGGTGCTGATCGTCACGCCGGCGGCGCTGGTGCCGGCGGCGTTCGTCTGGACCTGGCCCGGCCCCCTGGCCTGGCTCATCGTCATCGCCATCGGCGGCTTCGGCACTCTGGCCCAGAAGTTGATGGCGCGCGGCTTCGCCAGCGCCGATGCCTCCTATGTTGTGCTGTTCGACTTCACACGCCTGCCGTTTGCCGCCGCCATCGGCTGGTTCGCCTTCAGCCAGACAACCGATATCTGGACATGGGTCGGCGCCGGGGTCATTGCCGCCGCCGGTTTCTATGTTGTGCGCCGCGAAAATCTGCGGTCCGGGCTGCGGCCGGCCGCTGCCGCCATGGTGCCACCGGAGCCGGCCGCGCCGCTCCGCGCCCGCTCCCGCGCCGGCCGATGA
- a CDS encoding DMT family transporter, with translation MTDSSASRLASTWRALPPTIRGTILALVAMAVFPAVHSAVRFLSGSIHPLEIAFFRNLFGLLFMAPWFWRAGLKGLKTDKPHLHLIRAITGTSAITAWFWGLALMPVADATALSFTAPFFITVAAVLVLGEKVGWRRAAAIGVGFVGAMVIIRPGFQGFNGGALVVLSSSVFAAGSITLMKLMSRTHSSEAIVAWMFLLMTPLSFVPALFVWTWPSLTELSLLLFIGGGATVAHLVWVKALSIADASYLTNFEYSRLPYAALFGLLLFNEWPDLLTWVGAAIIISAAVFVARREIAAARAHGRADAHGDAPVGLASAPDAPPLKTPDTSP, from the coding sequence ATGACAGACTCCTCAGCTTCCCGTCTTGCCAGCACCTGGCGCGCCCTGCCGCCGACGATTCGGGGCACCATTCTGGCGCTGGTGGCCATGGCGGTATTTCCCGCCGTACACAGCGCTGTCCGCTTCCTCTCCGGCAGTATTCACCCGCTGGAGATTGCCTTCTTCCGCAATCTTTTCGGCCTTCTGTTCATGGCGCCCTGGTTCTGGCGCGCCGGACTCAAGGGGCTCAAGACCGATAAGCCGCACCTGCACCTGATCCGCGCCATAACCGGCACCAGCGCCATTACCGCCTGGTTCTGGGGCCTGGCCCTGATGCCGGTGGCCGACGCCACCGCGCTCAGCTTTACCGCCCCTTTCTTCATTACTGTCGCCGCCGTCCTGGTGCTCGGCGAGAAGGTCGGCTGGCGACGGGCGGCGGCGATCGGTGTCGGCTTCGTCGGCGCCATGGTCATTATCCGCCCGGGCTTTCAGGGCTTCAACGGCGGCGCCCTGGTGGTGCTGAGTTCCAGCGTCTTCGCCGCCGGCTCCATCACCCTGATGAAGCTGATGTCGCGCACCCACTCCAGTGAAGCCATCGTCGCCTGGATGTTTCTGCTGATGACGCCCTTGTCGTTCGTGCCGGCGTTGTTCGTCTGGACCTGGCCGAGCCTGACGGAGCTGAGCCTGCTGCTGTTCATCGGCGGCGGCGCAACCGTCGCCCACCTGGTCTGGGTCAAGGCCTTGAGCATTGCCGATGCCAGCTATCTGACCAATTTCGAGTACTCCCGACTGCCCTATGCCGCCCTGTTCGGGCTGCTTCTGTTCAACGAATGGCCCGACCTGCTGACCTGGGTCGGCGCGGCCATCATCATCAGCGCCGCTGTCTTTGTCGCCCGGCGCGAGATCGCCGCCGCCCGCGCCCACGGCCGTGCCGACGCCCACGGCGACGCGCCGGTCGGGTTGGCGAGCGCTCCCGACGCGCCGCCGCTCAAGACCCCCGACACCAGCCCATGA
- a CDS encoding DMT family transporter, protein MIPARLTARWNALSASLRASLMVLAAIALYAVNAGLIRVLVDRLPVIQGVFLLSAAVLLALTPWLWRRRLSALRTRRLGLHAARGVLLLLSTIGWFMATRFMAIADVTAVSFMTPLFMTVLAALILGETVGPRRIVALVVGFTGALIILRPGLDAFQWPALWVVGHSLSGALALLAVKRLATSERPQVTVIYGNLIVLPAIAVPAIMLWQPPDAVAWAATALLGILGSTAIILQIRAFALADVSFMALFEYARLPFVAIIGLVAFGEWSDRWTWIGAGIIAVSAGYIARREAAAAETRGLDVQSALPPGPPGLPAEAAPVLPLGSPGLPSADAAPPSAATPGAAPAGKGPGG, encoded by the coding sequence ATGATTCCGGCCCGACTCACCGCCCGCTGGAACGCCCTCAGCGCCAGCCTGCGGGCCTCGCTCATGGTTCTGGCGGCGATAGCGCTTTATGCGGTCAATGCCGGGCTGATCCGCGTGCTGGTGGACCGTCTGCCGGTCATCCAGGGGGTGTTTCTCCTGTCGGCCGCCGTGTTGCTGGCGCTCACGCCCTGGCTGTGGCGGCGGCGTCTGTCCGCGCTGCGCACCCGGCGTCTCGGCCTGCATGCGGCGCGCGGTGTTCTGTTGCTGCTGTCGACCATCGGCTGGTTTATGGCGACGCGCTTCATGGCCATCGCCGACGTCACCGCTGTCAGCTTCATGACGCCGCTGTTCATGACCGTTCTGGCCGCCCTCATTCTGGGCGAGACCGTGGGACCGCGCCGCATCGTCGCGCTGGTGGTCGGCTTCACTGGCGCACTCATCATCCTGCGGCCGGGGCTCGATGCGTTTCAGTGGCCGGCGTTGTGGGTCGTCGGCCATTCGCTGAGTGGCGCGCTGGCCCTGCTGGCAGTCAAGCGGCTGGCCACCAGTGAACGGCCGCAGGTGACCGTCATCTATGGCAATCTGATCGTCCTGCCGGCCATCGCGGTGCCGGCAATCATGCTGTGGCAGCCGCCCGACGCCGTGGCCTGGGCGGCGACCGCCCTGCTCGGCATCCTCGGCTCCACGGCCATCATCCTGCAGATCCGCGCCTTCGCCCTGGCTGACGTCTCGTTCATGGCGCTGTTTGAATATGCTCGACTGCCATTCGTCGCCATCATCGGCCTGGTCGCCTTCGGCGAATGGTCCGACCGCTGGACCTGGATCGGCGCCGGTATCATCGCCGTCAGCGCCGGCTATATCGCACGGCGTGAAGCCGCCGCCGCCGAGACCCGCGGACTCGACGTGCAGTCAGCGCTGCCGCCGGGACCACCGGGCCTGCCGGCGGAGGCCGCACCGGTTCTGCCGCTCGGCTCACCGGGCCTGCCGTCAGCCGACGCCGCCCCGCCATCCGCCGCGACGCCAGGTGCGGCGCCAGCCGGGAAAGGGCCGGGCGGCTAG